Proteins encoded within one genomic window of Elephas maximus indicus isolate mEleMax1 chromosome 21, mEleMax1 primary haplotype, whole genome shotgun sequence:
- the NIP7 gene encoding 60S ribosome subunit biogenesis protein NIP7 homolog isoform X2 produces the protein MRPLTEEETRVMFEKIAKYIGENLQLLVDRPDGTYCFRLHNDRVYYMSEKILKLAANISGDKLVSLGTCFGKFTKTHKFRLHITALDYLAPYAKYKVWIKPGAEQSFLYGNHVLKSGLGRITENTSQYQGVVVYSMADIPLGFGVAAKSTQDCRKVDPMAIVIFHQADVGEYVRHEETLT, from the exons ATGCGGCCTTTGACTGAAGAGGAGACCCGTGTAATGTTCGAGAAGATCGCGAAATA CATCGGGGAGAATCTTCAGCTGCTTGTTGACAGACCCGACGGCACGTACTGTTTCAGACTGCACAACGACCGGGTGTACTATATGAG TGAGAAGATCTTGAAGCTGGCCGCCAACATTTCTGGGGACAAGCTGGTGTCGCTGGGGACCTGCTTCGGAAAATTTACTAAGACCCACAAGTTCCGGTTGCACATCACAGCTCTAGATTACCTTGCGCCCTATGCCAAG TATAAAGTGTGGATAAAACCTGGAGCAGAACAGTCCTTCTTATATGGGAACCATGTGCTGAAATCTGGTCTCGGTCGAATTACTGAAAATACCTCTCAGTACCAGGGAGTTGTGGTGTACTCCATGGCAGACATCCCTTTG GGTTTTGGGGTGGCAGCAAAGTCTACACAAGACTGCAGGAAAGTAGACCCCATGGCGATTGTGATATTTCATCAAGCAGACGTTGGGGAATACGTGCGACACGAAGAGACGTTGACTTAA
- the NIP7 gene encoding 60S ribosome subunit biogenesis protein NIP7 homolog isoform X1, with amino-acid sequence MCVMGRGVGGGAAVPGQFSAGAASRPYSILSIGENLQLLVDRPDGTYCFRLHNDRVYYMSEKILKLAANISGDKLVSLGTCFGKFTKTHKFRLHITALDYLAPYAKYKVWIKPGAEQSFLYGNHVLKSGLGRITENTSQYQGVVVYSMADIPLGFGVAAKSTQDCRKVDPMAIVIFHQADVGEYVRHEETLT; translated from the exons ATGTGTGTGATGGGTAGGGGCGTGGGTGGCGGGGCCGCAGTGCCGGGACAATTCAGTGCGGGCGCTGCCTCCCGCCCTTATTCTATCCTCAGCATCGGGGAGAATCTTCAGCTGCTTGTTGACAGACCCGACGGCACGTACTGTTTCAGACTGCACAACGACCGGGTGTACTATATGAG TGAGAAGATCTTGAAGCTGGCCGCCAACATTTCTGGGGACAAGCTGGTGTCGCTGGGGACCTGCTTCGGAAAATTTACTAAGACCCACAAGTTCCGGTTGCACATCACAGCTCTAGATTACCTTGCGCCCTATGCCAAG TATAAAGTGTGGATAAAACCTGGAGCAGAACAGTCCTTCTTATATGGGAACCATGTGCTGAAATCTGGTCTCGGTCGAATTACTGAAAATACCTCTCAGTACCAGGGAGTTGTGGTGTACTCCATGGCAGACATCCCTTTG GGTTTTGGGGTGGCAGCAAAGTCTACACAAGACTGCAGGAAAGTAGACCCCATGGCGATTGTGATATTTCATCAAGCAGACGTTGGGGAATACGTGCGACACGAAGAGACGTTGACTTAA
- the TMED6 gene encoding transmembrane emp24 domain-containing protein 6, producing the protein MSPLFFGVGLVVLNLVVSARSQKTEPPSSSREQPVFRGADRYDFAIMIPPGGMECFWQFAHQTGYFYFSYEVQRTLGMSHDRHVAATAHTPRGFLIDTSQDVRGQINFYIQETGFYQLCLRNQQSRFGSVQVYLNFGVFYEGPEMDQKKNERKQLNDTLDAIEESTQKVQNNIFHMWRYYNFARMRKTADFFLLQSNYYYVNWWSTVQSLVIVLSGILQLYFLKRLFNAPATTDTKKPRC; encoded by the exons ATGTCCCCTTTGTTCTTTGGTGTTGGGCTGGTAGTTCTGAACCTAGTGGTCTCTGCTAGGAGCCAGAAGACAGAACCCCCAAGTAGCTCCAGGGAACAGCCGGTCTTCCGTGGAGCAGACCGTTATGATTTTGCCATCATGATCCCACCAGGAGGCATGGAATGCTTTTGGCAATTTGCCCACCAGACTGGCTACTTCTATTTCAGCTATGAG GTTCAGCGGACACTGGGAATGTCACATGACCGGCACGTTGCTGCCACCGCACATACCCCACGAGGTTTCCTGATAGACACCTCCCAGGATGTTCGGGGTCAGATTAACTTCTACATCCAAGAGACAG GTTTTTATCAGCTTTGTCTAAGAAACCAGCAAAGCCGCTTTGGTTCTGTACAAGTGTATCTAAACTTTGGAGTCttctatgaggggcctgagatggaccagaaaaagaatgaaagaaaacaacTGAATGATACCCTGGATGCAATTGAG GAGAGTACACAAAAAGTGCAAAACAATATTTTTCACATGTGGCGATACTACAACTTTGCCCGGATGAGGAAAACGGCTGACTTTTTCCTTCTCCAATCAAACTATTACTATGTAAACTGGTGGTCGACAGTCCAGAGCCTTGTTATTGTTCTTTCTGGAATCTTGCAGCTGTATTTCTTGAAGCGTCTCTTCAATGCTCCAGCAACTACAGATACAAAAAAGCCAAGATGCTAA